The Pieris rapae chromosome 1, ilPieRapa1.1, whole genome shotgun sequence genome contains the following window.
gatacatataaacattcaATATGTGAACGTCACTAGCGCCGTTTGGAACACGCAACACATCTGCTACGCACAGCTACCTACGCGATTTTCATTAGACCACATACGAATGCGACTATATTTCCAATTAAAACAACGACAATGAAATCCAGAAAGAAAGACcgccattaaaaaaacattgtatatatgtatatttaatgcaacaaaacaattaatagcCAATTGGttgtttatagtaaaataaaatgtgcgTCAACAAATCAACAACAAAAGACaccattttttatatctattgaaTATTACTTTTGTCAATTCATCGTCCCGCCATTAATTTGTCAAAATATAGTCGCATTGTGTATATATCTCAGCCAACTAGTTTAAATATTGGTTCAATTTACAGCCTggccttttaactaaatggcgccgtttaactagcggcctgaaacaTATTCAGCCTTACATcatcaaagttgtggtttgTCGGGgccatattgacagtttgaagAGTTTAATTTCGAGTTTAAGAGTGGCAAaaagtgaaattaaattttaaattaacaattaacagGCTAGACAATTAGTAATGAAGCATCATCGATCCAAGTCTTTTGActtgcctagctgtttgattAACTGGCGGGACATCTTTCAGGCCAGTAGTTAAatggctaggctgttaattgtaCTGCTAATTAAGTTGGTTGTGACATATAGATCTTATATCTACGAACGATCGATGTATGGATTTGGTTCaatttaataagataaaaatatcttcgttatttaataacatagtaataaatattctgatattataacaaacataattgttttatattgttctTGATACGTTAcacaaaatatagattttcaattaaaaataatgcaagctatcgtataaaaatatcattacaaTTAGTATATGACGACACCAACgtcttgtttaaaaaaaatatatacatatttcatactTGTAACAGTTTGTTCTAATATACTTGTAAGTAAATTGATGACCAAGCGAATTGTGCGAAAAGACAGTTTATGTAATACATTTgaaaacacataatattttttcaacacCATTTGGTTCAATACACAGATtagcattattaaaatttgaaaaacaattacatattGTCTACaacatttacttaaaattacattgcagaattataaattatatattttttcatttattaatatggttGACAAAAACgaatttttctaattataaacaaaattaaaggaTAAAAATTGCTTAAACGAATTACACAATTACTAGTTGTATGTCAggccagtttttttttattttgattgattctGCAATATAAGAATTCGCAGGAGTAGGAGGAGGATATACGCAGGTGCCACACCTTAACACGCACGCAGGATACAGGTAACATACGTAAGGCAGTCTTTGGGTAGGTCGGAACATTTTAGccactaattattatatattccttTCAATAATACTAACTACACACCTTTCGTAAAATTGGATAGAGGCCTAATACTTCCGGGTATTTGTTGGTCCTAATTTTAAGGCCTAAACCGAACTAGGTTTATCATCCGGTATTTTAGGTCAcgattttgtataatttttttaagaccTCATTTGGATTAAGGGGTTCATAAATAACTACCGAccacatattatatactacatCCTAACACCGATTTTCACTtacatctaaaatatatttttttactatagttTAAATTGGTGTTTACGGGGATTAAGCAAgtctattctataaaaataaaaaaatacagagaCAATGCAAGTTatcttttgttatattttgaatatttaaattcatcgGGATTATAAGATTGCTTACCCTGGTTACGTGGCTTATAAAAACTCCAAAAAGTTTTGAGAAATTTGCTGAACACCAAATAATAGTTAcacattataaattgtataaaaaggaagttatttaaaaacatatggCATTATAAATGGTATAAAATATGCTTAAACAGGAGACTATAGTGCTCGGAGTTTTATTCTATTCTAGGTGCCTTTGTAGGCTGTAGAGTATAGTAAACTACCAATCTAAACACATATCTATGACACCGTAACTATAGAGCATGCAACTACATAGTACTGAAAAATCAATCGATATTGTGTCATTAATATTCTCTCGTGTTTATTACCCTATAAGGTATAAAAGTCATAAGACGCTTCCACAATTTCACCATAGATTTCCTTTAATAATTGGCACATCAGTTTCATGTTTTGTGACCAGCACATTGAGCAATTActgaaaaaatttattttaaactaatcgTGTgtcaattatgaaaaatatttaacgtttTTTTGTTTGCCTTAAGTCgaacataataaaatcttatctaACTTCACAAAATCAATAGTTTTACggcataataataacaacgaATTTTtcggttaaataaaaaataatctttatacaTTCCACTTTCAGTTAAGGCTAAACTTGTCACTCTTTAAATGGTTTCCCCAATCAAGACTGAAAAAAGGCTTCGTGCGAAcctaaataatgaatatttcctTTACATCATAAAATCTCCGCAATCAACGCTAAAATCCCAATCATCAGAGACAGTAGCAGCATCATCGTATTCAGCAAGAGCTTGATCATACGCGGAGGCTTCGTAAGCTGTGACTCCGTCCAGCATGGAGCAAGCTTCTGAGACGTTGGAGTGGTGCATAATAGGCATCGCGTGAAGAGCAAAGTCCTCACCGTCCTGGGACCAAGTTAATCCTGCAATTTTAGTAAGTAAAGTCACTACATCCTTAAACAGAACACTACAATGTGAAACAAGCACACCGTCTGGATGTCTTTTCTTAGCAGTCCACCAGTTTCATATAATATGAAGTGCTTCTTGCTGCGATGATGGTAAGTCACATGAAGATGGTTAACTAAATGAAGTTTATTGCATTATGTGTCGTTGTATGTGACatattttaatgcaatatctttttttgtaaatgtaacagGAACCAAACGTGATaacctgatgctaagtgataccaccgcccataaACACTCACATTGCCGAAAGTCTCCCACgtacgttgccggcatttcaagaattggtatgctcctGAAGGAccgtaagtcgaattggttcggaaatactacagtgggcagctggttccacatagtggtggtgcgcgttgtggaacgacggacgtcgaggtgatacgtatggtattttgtattttgccttgacgtccgatagTGAAATTCAGCtgcagataaaaaataatatgtgttacTTACGTCCACTCCAGACTCCGTTGGGTAAAGTGACCCAGCCCCAACCCTGGCCCCAGGCGAGCTCGTGATTCAACTGCCCAGCTAATGGCACCTGTCGCTTGATGACCGCAACTAGTCCACGACCGTCGAGGGCGCCACAAGCATTGCGACCATTACGACTGTACAAATCCGGTGTGGCtgaaacacaatttaatttagtcCGAAAGACATGGTAAAGATAGGGTAtgacatttacaaaatttaactaTTTCCAGTCTATAAACAGACACttttaatgtgtttaattgataatttttattggcaATTACATAAACAATCTTCTGTGAGTACCACCGTAAAGCAATTTTGTTGCAAGACAGAATTGCTCCTGTAAGTTATAAAGGCGCTTACATTTTAGTTTAggttatgtaaatttacgtgtgaattatacaaaatatatttaaagagcgcaaagtaattttatactatattgaATTACATAAAGTTTCTAACTTCTATTAAGAGCAAAACGAAAAAGCCTTTATGATGAAATACCTTTATTATTCCCACGTCATCCATTATGTTAGTATTAAAGTACgtcttttatataaagacgTAAATGAGATTATATTGTTAGCGAATGAAACAGGCCTCTGAGCTAGGCCCGATAATGTAACCCGACAAAGGAACAACTGATCCACTAACAGCGCATTACTGAGCAGGATATGTTTGTGTTAAACGTTTGACTAAACGCCAGAGAAGTTTTTTTGTATCTAGATAGAAGTGCTTATTTCATAGAAGATAATATTGCCTTTCGACTAACTCATACTTCTGTACAGTAGAAGGGGATTggagtataattttaatctttatagAAAATTGGTAGTTAGGAtctttgtgtttattttatatcgttTTAGAGAGCggcaaaaacatatttaattttatcatatctccaatcaaatcaaaaacttACACATTTATCCAAACTACTATTATAAATCTATGCCAATATAATAAAGGggaaaaatttattgtttttgtatgtatgtttgtaatgtttCCACACAAAACATCAGAAAATATTTCGGAACTCCAaaacatgaaattattttacggccacaaaacaaaactacgccaaattattacaacaatataaatttaaaaaaataaaagaaattttagcttttatttttaaaaattaaaatttaatcaatttaaaaattcctggattgattaaaaaaattctttcattacctatttaaaatcaaaaatgtttaCCTGTACAGGTATTTAAAACGTTTTCAATTTACTAATGCCGGACATTGTACGTAAATTATGTAAcgaatttaaaatctattagaTAGGTATACATATTCGTTGAAAAGTAAACTATATATTGATTAGATTGTGAATGTaagtgtatatttaataatctgaAAGGAAGTAATTAAAAGGCAAGaaaactaagtaaaataaaacttttaaggtaacaaaaataatatatcgacGCATGCGCAATGGCTTAAAAGCGTCGCAGAGTCGGCAACCGCTGTCCTTGTCTGACAAATGACGTTACGCGCTAACTCTCTTTCACTCTAccacaaatatttatcatctttaaCCGCCAGCAACCCTTATTTGCGGCCAGATTTAATTAGGCAatcttatatgaaaattaatagaaaaaaatagcttcaaacgtataaatatatcgaaatcATACCTGTTTACACTTGGCTGCAAAGAGGTGCGGCCATGTGCGCAACGGCAACCGTGATTTTTTAGaatcttcatattaattactgtgatgtagacgttattttatttaaaaattaaatgaacgtaatcttttaccaaaaattaattcaaaataatttaattaaaaatattggcggccaaattttgataggcaacctagtaaatatatattctcctaattataaataatttcgtttCTTGTTTATAGTGTTTTCATTCTTTAtagctattatttttagatttttgtttgtttttttgttttgacactTTATTGTATTCACTTAATTTCGCTGGTCGTGTCCACATGTCCTAGGGACGGCaccgcatttttttatatttcgaatgTAAGTTGATgttgacatgtgtttgtcctaattttgtggtccaataaaaaataaaaaaaataaataaacataaaaatttggttttaaacaaaaactcgatGAACGCACCAATCCTGCAGTGGGATCTCGGACCATATAGTCCATCTTAGTAGACGTTCAACTATAactgattaatttaaagtctGAATGTAGAgtgcaaaattaaattacaatactgattaattttttgttttatgtgaTACGTGCTACTAATCCTTCCCAATTGGTTTTATTGAAGAGACGGCATCCACTTATGATGTTAGATCCAATTCGTtcccattttatttttgattagttGAGCCGCGCTTAGTACAGAGAAAAGCGATTAATGCGACCTTTTACGAGCGACTCATGACATGCTATATgcattaaaagttttgtttcggATTCGCCCGAATCAAATTAAGTTTAGAGGAAATAAACGGATCAACGTCCAGGCTTAAAAAAACCCAGAGATTTAATGgacttttgtattatatatagaattgCCATAGACATTTCCACGTATCGAAGGATAATCCATTTAGCCGGATCGTCACCCGTCacaaacagaaaatatttacaatttgcgCTTTGGGGATTTTTTAACATGACGACGCGGACGGTCAATACACAAAACCTTTTAGCCcttaattatattcttatctTTATACTAATGCTACACTGAATCAACTGGTATAAATTCGATTTTCATCTTCAGACATACTTTGAAGGAGGTCATtcacttaaaatttatcaagaaCTCTATGTTTGATTAGAATTTATAGAGGGATTTTGTCGAAAAGCTATTTCATACATAATGCGTCCTCTAACCAAGTTCTGTGTGTGGAATGAATAGCTATttgtatatgaattaaattaaatgattaagtGCTATAAGTAGTAGtattttcacaaaattaaatcatataatgACGAATTTTAAGGGTTCCTACTACATTTTTAAAGCATCTTTGGATTTTTGATAGCAATACCACCATTTTTTAGCGAAATGAATGACTGAGCGGATGTAATTATGTTCAAATTTTCGTAAACCACtaaagtttaaattgatttatattcgAACGTACGTACCCAAACGTAGACATTATAAACATTCTCTCATTCTTCTTCATTCATTCAAATTCTCAAATATCTAATATCTGCAAATGtcttttttcatttcaaatctgaaattttacattaaaataaacagtatatCGAAAATCGATTATTTGAACTGATCAAAGACATTTAATTTACAGTGCACGTTTATACGCGTCGTATGATATGTACTGATACGGCTCTCTTTAAGTAGGTACAATTACAATGCATGATTTTAAAGATAACTGCCATGTTAATACTAGAAGTTTGACATGGACCCCAGctgattttttaactttaagttTGATTGCTCTTTATAAcagtttatatacaatttaattgataagATAACCTAGTATCTTTCTCGTAAATAGGTAAAATGATCTTCATCTGTCTGTCAGTTGTCTCTGTCTAGACAGTCACCAATGGATGACATGTGTCGTCCGTAAAAAATGCACTTTAACAGTGCAGTTACACCtacgtttaaatattattttacgggTATAAATGATGTCGAAGTACTTATTGAGTTTCGAAAGTAACCGAGGACGTTAATAGATCTCTAGAACGTGAGAAGCTCAAATTAAAACGACATATCACTCGCGTTTCAGATGGCTACAAGTTAACTCTGAAATCGTATTTCCTAGCTTTTGAAGGATCGTTATGTTGCCGTGAAATACTGTTTAAAACTTAGTTGGGATTTACTATATACATGCAgagttagttagttatttgACAATTTTGCGTCAATACGCAAATACGGATATATGTGCTtaaaaagtagttttattGGAATCATTTTTCATGTTGAATCACACAGTATctacttaataaacaaaataataataacagtttcAACTTTAGCGTCAAAAAACGTTTATAGAGATTACTTTAAGGGAGAATTATGCTCTTACAAGATACCAAACTACTAATTAGTTAAATTGTTAGTTAGCTTTTGACTATTCATAAATTACTGCAATCGATATCTGAATGAATAGAAAGAGGTCGCTAACTGATAGAGCCATTCATAGCGGTTAAATTCAAAGTCCCTTTTTAGTATTACACCAATTTGTTGGCTTTGATAAAAGCTGTATATACGTAGAATAAACAAGAATTTTGCCAGAATTTTTTCATGTTATGTTGTAGCAACTAGTGTAAATCCACGTAGTGTAATTacgtgatttaaaataaaaatatgcgtaaatttcaaacttattaCATATTCGTTATACTTGGAAGTGACATTAGCTTTTGTAATACAGAAGCAATAACCCTTTTAACGATGACAATATTCACGTATTTTCAgcatataacttttaaaactagttttaaaatacaatttattttgtatgcaatTAGCAATGCCCATTTAGTATTAACAGTCCGAACATACGCCATTATTATAAGATAACTAAAATCTTcctactaaaaaaattatatgtatggaTATTCCATGCTATGTACTTTCTAATAATGCACTGAATTAACTTACGCCTCACTCGAACAGTCGGCCTCTTAAAGGCAGTACGCAGGTACGGCATGGACATCACCAGCTCGATGTGAGGCGGAGGAGGCAACTGTAAGTCAAatcaatttaactttattaattatcttcaAATTTGTCTCAAATCTGATTGCGAGTCCCACGCTACTTTATTCTCTTAATACATCATCGAATCCTAGGACTCTTATATCCTAGAGTAAGATTGGCTGACACAGTCTAAACTTTTAGTAAAACTGCGGTCTGACAAAAAGTGAGAATGACACTCAATTCAGATTGAGTAACTTTGTGGTAAGGTAAggttattacaaatattatattacattttgaaATAGACTCATTGCCAAATTCTAATCACTCTAAAgctttcattttttgtttttattctcgacttctaataataaatcagatttctacataaatattaataatacatacggTCTTTGATATTGCAGCCATCCATTCTCTGTATAGcgttaaagtaaataaaaattgataagtATAGCAATTTAcgcttttatttgaatatagtaGAGTGACATGGCAATGCTGAAGTCGAAACTTGTTGAAAATCTTGTGTTCGTACGTCCGGGCTTTGTGCATCAATGGTTTGATGTGCGCAAATAACACTTCCTCATCTAAGTATCGTAGGATAAGCGTTAAGAAACAAATGTGGAAGGTGTATCGAGGCACAGAAGGCTAGATTACCTACCTATACGATCCATAAATCATAAGTCCATAAAGAAACGCAAAATTGGTTGTCTCGATCAAAGGGGTAAACGCCACCAGTGCCTCGTCTGAATCAAGAAAGAATCTGtatttttccatttatataaatagactTAATACGATGTTTCGACCCTCATATTGCTTAAGATTACCGAACTTAACTCAACCCGCACTAGGGAATGCAATCTCGAGCCGAGATCGTATAATTCACAATCTCGTGAAAATGCCTTCTCAGACTCAACACTGGTTGGCACCTGAGTGAGTAAACTCTCTGCAAACTGTGCTCACTCGTAAAGattcatttttttcataagtGACTCTTATCTAACCCGCAGAAATACCGGAAGGACTTTAAGCTACGCTCAGAGTGTCTTCTTATATACCTATTGAACTATTGAAATCCTCTTGATTCATTGAAAAATGCAATTCGCTTTAGTATTTTGTTGTGGTACTAATCTCATTTCCACAAGTGGAGTGGTTTAAAAGAATGTCGGACGACAAAATCGTTGGTTTAtaatgttgatttttttaatcaaaagcttaattaaattctatatagcaaaaatcaaattatactaaagataCAGTCAAgcatggaatacataataggTACAGTCcgtattagttttttttcggTCCAAGAACCTTCGGTAACCAGCAGCTCTTACCACTATCGACCATTCTTTGGACAATGATAGAATGTAGTCGCTCACTCAAACAAAGATATAATCGACACGATAatcttttctaaataaaaatttgtgaaaGACCGATGTTaaacgcagtatgcgttctggtCCAGTCCAACGCGTATTGGGCGCACCTACGTCATCACTCATCGTCGCGCTCAAAGCCCGCAATAAAATCTTTGCAATAGCTTAATTAATCACTCACACACGAATTTttctcaaaatattatttacttgaaTCCCCTCCCCTCCATGGTTATTTAAACCCTTGTTATTATGAATTCAtggtagttttaaatttgtccCTCGTCGTTTTGAAACTCAAGAGTTTCAAACAATCGAGAGTCGACTGtaaatacaaaaaggttcaaacatttacgaaacttagaaacaaaaacataaataaaatgtattaaactgaATGAACTAAGTATTCGGGTGTGTTGTGTGAGGGTGTGAATCTGAGGGTGGGTGTGgctggggtgtgctcatgttGCAAGTTATTACGGTAATGGCgcttctaaacgggccatgttttgctgcaattgatggctgcaACACATGGCCCGGCAACATTGCAAACAATGTCAGCCACACTATGCAATGTTGCAGTAATGTCCCGGCCATATAGCCAAACATGTTTTGTGTAGCCACTTATGGCCGATATGGCCCCGATGGGTTGCCGAACGATCGCTAGGCTATCGAATTCAACTGCAATATTGCACAGCCAGTTCTATTGTTGTTTCAGTCACTCTCTTTGTTATGGCATAGTGTATCCTTTTCTACGCGACATGAAGTTTGCTATGAGTGAAGTGTGCCTGTTGCTATATTCTGTGTTTTGCGATCAGCTGCATTTTGACAACTACGTAAAAATGGTTACTGGTCTAACAAGAcaattactgattttattgaagaaatacatttgcaCCCCGAGTTGTGGGATATAAAAACCGGCTCATACAAAGAtagaaattctaaaaaagaTGCCTGGAATGAAATCGCTGAAAAGTTTGGCATAACAAGTAACGAggcttacaaaaaattcagaagCCTAAGAACTTACGCAAATAATGaggagaaaaagaagaaaagtgGTAGTGCTGGCGGTAAAACAGTAAAGTGGTTTGCTTAAGATGCGATATCGTTTCTCTTTACTCAAAATACCACGAATATAGGATTACATagtgaaaatgaaaacttctaacgtaagtatctttaataaaatattttagtcattataaatgtacatatctcTGTATTACGTATGTATCatatcgattgataaattgAACTTCTTCCCTCGAAATCTTTTGCAACTTGTTTCCATTCTGTTACTCCTGACGGCATCTGAAAGGCTTAaagatatactaaaaattttatgcattCACAGGCGACTGAAACTACATACTGACATCAGTGCTGACCCACGTGAAGTCGTAGAATCAGAAACAACCGACACTTTGGAAGCCGTCGATACTACTCCAAAACCACGTACTAAAAggctcaaaatattatacgcgATGCTggcgaaaataaaaacgaatatgcTGCTACTagatacctattattattaaatttaaaaagtacataatagttactacctatgcgtaacatatttaataaacctatgTTAACTTACcttgatgtattattttaatccttcTATAATAGCTGTACACACCTCTTGTATAAAAGTTGAAATCTAACACTCTACTTGAAATCTAACATCTAACACGGAACAggtacataaaacttttaaatgaatctcATGTTGCCAAAAACCGTAGAGTTATCGCAAAACTCGTGATGGCGATGAAACAGGTATTGCTGTTCTCATGTTtgtatcatttctttttatttttggtccaattttgtttaagagaAAGTCAAAGTCGCCTTTTGAAATTCTAGCCAAgttcttgaataatttattatcaaggcTTATTACTGCTAGACTCAAATTGTCTACAGTTTCACGCCTATTTAAATAAGGTCGAATCCTCAATCTCTTCTTTttctgttcttttaaaattaatataagctgCTGCGACAAGTGTGATCTCATCAGCCATTGTTGCCGGTATGTGTGGCCCGTTTAGGAGTCTGCATCATGGGCCATACTATTGCTGACATATTGCAACACATGGCCCGGCCATAGATTGCTCGGCCATCATctgcattaaaacatttttgtgatgGCCGGACAATTAATTGCCAATAGtgcagccatcaattgcagaaaaacatggcccgtttagaagcGCCATAACGCAAACTAATACCTTATAGTGTTCCTTCTAAGCATATTTCGTGGTGGCTTAAACAAGTTGAGATCTACATAGtagtattttatcttattgttTTCGTCGAGAGTTCAAAgtgtcaattttaaaatctttacgCACGTTAACATAAGatctaaaataagtattaaaggagaacaattgtatattaagttttggatcttttgaatttttttgacCAAACATTGCAACTATATTCAAGAACATTTCCAACATATGTAAAGTATAGTACTTTGATACAGTTGACATCTTGAAAATGTTCGCTGACACATTTAACAAAACCAAGCTTATAGACTTCGTCATTTTACGTAACTTTATAGTCAAGCCTTATGCCTCAGtcacaaatacaatttttttatagaacagggggcaaacggccagaaggctcacctgatgttaagtgataccgtcgcccatggagactctcaatgccagagggctcgtgagtgcgttgccggccttttaagaattggtaaactcttttcttgaaggaccctaagtcgaattggttgggaaatacttatatttattaaaaaaaattttttgttattttgacaCACAAATTTTGTAGTATTACTCGAAATAAACTAATTgtacattttcaatatataattcgtttcattaatattaaaactagaGCGTTGATTtcaacattttcattttattaatgtattacttattaattcagcgtcaaacatatattaattcacGCAGTATTAGATATCGTATTCACTTTgaactgttattatttaattactgtgAAAAGAGAAGTAAacattgtatatttagaacagtaaatatttgtatgataaatatagataGGTTCTGGCAAGAATATAGTGCTGCCAAATGCATTTTTCACCAGCCTCCTCACATATTCCACAATTCATTTGCCCACAACTTCTGTAACGGTTTCACTATTGAtcgatatatgtatttacactCCACATCATGGACTTACAGATACAGTAGGTACatctataaatgtttttatcaatGCACATAAGTAGATCTGGCCTGGCCATCATGAAATGGAGTTCATATAATGGCCActcaattaaattgttttgaaataactAAGAATATCAGCTAGagtattttcaatattcttaacctggtaatgaaacaaattaaaatggatagatataaaataaaaaacagatagATTGGTCCCTGTGGCTGTGTACATTTAATACTGGCACAattttctcgctgtattgcgatgcTTTTCATAGAGCGAGAAAAtttctggggtcaccggtactatcgaCCACTAACCAAGCGCCGACTTGTTACTCGTAACTTACTTTTGAAACtagctttattaattactttttcgTCTAATTTTGTCGTTTAAAactcaat
Protein-coding sequences here:
- the LOC110991999 gene encoding uncharacterized protein LOC110991999, which gives rise to MFSLCRRYKDENEHGGTQIKGGYMLRYKRKYLWNTWSEEWVVLYDDSTMAWFKDASGKCMATQKHLVKECPEMLAIATWTGQVPQRPPLPPGAKLSQLMALGSRKDPGRVVWMLAKSDAEMREWMAAISKTLPPPPHIELVMSMPYLRTAFKRPTVRVRPTPDLYSRNGRNACGALDGRGLVAVIKRQVPLAGQLNHELAWGQGWGWVTLPNGVWSGRLTWSQDGEDFALHAMPIMHHSNVSEACSMLDGVTAYEASAYDQALAEYDDAATVSDDWDFSVDCGDFMM